The Desulfovermiculus halophilus DSM 18834 genome includes a region encoding these proteins:
- a CDS encoding electron transfer flavoprotein subunit alpha/FixB family protein produces the protein VACSRPVVDAKWMEKSRQVGTSGQTVKPKVYLAMGISGSFQHMGGVKGNPFIVAVNNNPKAPIFQVADVGVVEDMLEFIPELKDKVEEIK, from the coding sequence TCGTGGCCTGCTCCCGTCCTGTGGTGGACGCCAAGTGGATGGAGAAGTCCCGGCAGGTGGGCACTTCTGGGCAGACGGTCAAGCCCAAGGTGTACTTGGCCATGGGTATCAGTGGATCGTTCCAGCACATGGGCGGGGTGAAGGGCAATCCGTTCATCGTTGCGGTGAACAACAACCCCAAGGCGCCGATCTTCCAGGTGGCCGACGTAGGGGTTGTGGAAGACATGCTGGAGTTCATCCCCGAGCTCAAGGACAAGGTGGAAGAAATAAAATAG